A window of the Tunturibacter empetritectus genome harbors these coding sequences:
- a CDS encoding DUF4760 domain-containing protein, which yields MATAADAELIMKLYEIRREETLRKARRFLVFEFQPTTLEELRVVSRDPKSEHNPSWRQALSYWEMAASLIMRGALDPDLFLDSNNEGILLYAKFHHFHAETEKESGNRFMAQTAALIDAYPAARSRYEGFLKNFGRPTPSV from the coding sequence ATGGCCACAGCAGCAGACGCAGAGTTGATTATGAAGCTGTACGAGATCCGCCGGGAAGAGACGCTCCGCAAGGCTCGGAGGTTTCTTGTCTTCGAGTTTCAACCCACGACGCTCGAGGAGCTGCGCGTGGTCTCGAGGGACCCCAAATCGGAGCACAATCCATCGTGGCGTCAGGCGCTGAGCTACTGGGAGATGGCGGCTTCGCTAATCATGCGCGGCGCGCTCGACCCGGACCTCTTTCTGGATTCGAACAACGAGGGGATTCTTCTTTACGCCAAGTTCCACCACTTCCACGCCGAAACGGAGAAGGAGAGTGGCAACCGGTTCATGGCCCAGACCGCCGCTCTGATCGACGCCTACCCCGCAGCCAGATCGCGGTACGAGGGGTTTCTCAAGAACTTCGGGCGGCCCACACCCTCCGTCTGA
- a CDS encoding DUF3565 domain-containing protein, producing MQRRVVGFYQDEQQHWAARLDCGHGQHVRHDPPWILREWVTTKEGRAAHIGSLMECKRCDEEDR from the coding sequence ATGCAGAGGCGGGTGGTGGGGTTTTATCAGGATGAACAGCAGCACTGGGCGGCCCGGTTGGACTGCGGGCATGGGCAGCATGTGCGGCACGATCCCCCTTGGATTCTGCGGGAGTGGGTGACGACGAAAGAGGGCAGAGCGGCGCACATCGGAAGCCTGATGGAGTGCAAGCGGTGTGACGAGGAGGATAGATAG
- a CDS encoding DUF427 domain-containing protein, translating into MAKAVWNGQTLAESETFETVEGNIYFPEESVKREFLKPSSTTSSCPWKGQARYYTIVVDGQDNPDAAWYYPDPKPAARNVKHHIAFWRGVEITK; encoded by the coding sequence ATGGCGAAGGCAGTTTGGAATGGCCAGACGCTGGCCGAAAGCGAAACCTTTGAGACCGTTGAGGGGAACATCTACTTCCCCGAAGAGTCGGTAAAACGGGAGTTTTTGAAGCCCAGCTCGACGACCTCCAGTTGCCCTTGGAAGGGGCAGGCCCGCTACTACACCATCGTCGTGGACGGTCAGGACAACCCCGACGCAGCCTGGTATTACCCTGATCCTAAGCCTGCCGCCCGCAATGTGAAACACCACATTGCCTTCTGGCGCGGCGTCGAAATCACAAAATAG
- a CDS encoding beta-ketoacyl-ACP synthase III codes for MSLTLKPQTRVRAKISSVGTYVPPRLLTNADLEKMVATNDQWIVERTGIRERHIVDPGVATSDLAVEAAKKCLAARGIEASELEVIIVATVTPDMFFPATACLVQDKLGVKGAWGFDLSAACSGFPYALQVGAKLVESGMHKKVMVIGADVMSSIIDYTDRATCVIFGDGAGAVLLEPCEDGEIGMVDYWHEIDGSGAAALNMPGGGSLHPPSAETVAAKMHYVHQDGQAVYKFAVRKMAEAAEIILSRNGVEGKDLSCFIPHQANKRIILSTAERLGMPESSVIINIDRYGNTTAATIPMAMQTALEEKRLKKGDLVLLASVGAGFTVGATLLRWEF; via the coding sequence TTGAGTTTGACGTTGAAACCGCAGACGCGGGTACGCGCGAAGATCAGTTCGGTAGGGACCTATGTTCCGCCGCGTTTATTGACCAATGCGGATCTGGAGAAGATGGTCGCAACCAACGATCAATGGATTGTCGAGCGGACGGGAATTCGTGAGCGGCACATCGTGGACCCAGGGGTTGCGACCAGCGATCTGGCGGTGGAGGCGGCGAAGAAGTGTCTCGCGGCTCGCGGCATCGAGGCTAGTGAGCTGGAGGTGATCATCGTTGCCACGGTGACGCCCGATATGTTTTTTCCGGCGACAGCCTGCCTGGTGCAGGACAAGCTCGGCGTGAAGGGCGCTTGGGGGTTCGATCTTTCGGCGGCCTGCTCGGGATTTCCTTATGCCCTGCAGGTGGGAGCGAAGCTGGTCGAGAGCGGGATGCACAAGAAGGTGATGGTGATCGGAGCGGATGTGATGAGCTCAATCATCGACTACACCGACCGGGCGACCTGCGTGATCTTCGGCGACGGCGCGGGCGCGGTGCTGCTCGAGCCCTGCGAAGACGGGGAGATCGGGATGGTCGACTACTGGCACGAGATCGACGGCTCTGGTGCGGCGGCTTTGAACATGCCCGGCGGCGGCAGCTTGCATCCACCATCAGCCGAGACGGTCGCAGCGAAGATGCACTACGTCCACCAGGACGGGCAGGCGGTGTACAAGTTTGCGGTCCGCAAGATGGCCGAAGCTGCGGAGATCATCCTGTCGCGCAACGGCGTGGAGGGCAAGGACCTTAGCTGCTTCATCCCGCACCAGGCGAACAAGCGGATTATTCTTTCGACAGCGGAGCGGCTGGGCATGCCGGAGAGTTCGGTGATCATCAACATCGATCGGTATGGCAACACCACGGCGGCTACGATTCCGATGGCCATGCAGACGGCGCTTGAGGAGAAGCGGCTAAAGAAGGGCGATCTGGTTCTGCTGGCGAGCGTTGGTGCTGGCTTCACCGTGGGAGCCACTTTGTTGCGGTGGGAGTTCTAA
- a CDS encoding PadR family transcriptional regulator, translating to MKMEGGSTPNALLGLLSLRPMSGYDIRQMVSRSIGHFWSESYGQIYPGLKRLAAAGLVEKKTERNKGKPDRNLYSLTADGRERLQEWLKIPVAEETARNELLLKLFFGVHVAMSVNREHVASNMEFHQRALKVYTAMAKQLRRDKANDPNLPYWLMTLNYGRHHSAAILKWCRETLAELDEIESKGKRRK from the coding sequence ATGAAGATGGAAGGCGGGTCGACCCCGAATGCTTTGCTTGGACTGCTGAGCCTGAGGCCGATGTCCGGATACGACATTCGCCAGATGGTCTCGCGCTCCATCGGGCACTTCTGGAGCGAGAGCTATGGGCAGATCTATCCAGGATTGAAGCGGCTTGCGGCAGCTGGTCTGGTCGAGAAGAAGACCGAGCGCAACAAGGGGAAGCCGGACCGCAACCTGTATTCGCTTACGGCGGACGGACGCGAGCGACTTCAGGAATGGTTGAAGATTCCAGTCGCGGAAGAGACGGCGAGGAACGAGTTGTTGCTGAAGCTCTTCTTCGGTGTGCACGTCGCGATGAGCGTCAACCGCGAACACGTGGCTTCGAATATGGAGTTTCACCAGAGGGCGTTGAAGGTGTACACCGCTATGGCGAAGCAGCTGCGGCGGGATAAGGCGAACGACCCGAATCTGCCCTACTGGCTGATGACGCTGAACTATGGACGCCACCATAGTGCAGCCATATTGAAGTGGTGCAGAGAGACGCTGGCGGAGTTGGATGAGATAGAAAGCAAGGGAAAAAGGAGGAAGTGA
- a CDS encoding YqaA family protein → MSLRAAATILIEIPVKSLVAALQTAGSTHHARSPFLHLLFSFGLFGVFLVSIVDSSFVPLPLPGVTDIMIIVMSAQHQSWFLLILLATVGSGLGGWFSYQVGQSGGMAFIEKHIPPRIFKRVCDWMENHAILSVALPAILPPPMPLSPFVLAAGALKMSRRKFLTTFIISRCLRHSVAAWLGIYYGRHILHLWNSLSAKYATPVLIVIWTGIIASCAFAFWKLYKTSRTVHPGSRAIAKHSNTAA, encoded by the coding sequence ATGAGCCTGCGCGCAGCTGCCACGATCCTAATCGAGATCCCAGTCAAGAGCCTCGTCGCAGCCCTGCAGACGGCTGGCTCCACGCATCATGCGCGTAGTCCCTTCCTCCATCTGCTCTTCAGCTTTGGCCTGTTCGGCGTCTTTCTGGTCTCAATCGTCGACAGCTCCTTCGTTCCACTGCCTCTGCCCGGCGTCACCGACATCATGATCATCGTGATGTCCGCGCAGCATCAGAGCTGGTTCCTGTTAATTCTGCTCGCTACAGTCGGTTCAGGACTCGGCGGATGGTTTAGCTATCAGGTAGGCCAGTCGGGCGGCATGGCCTTTATCGAAAAGCACATTCCGCCGCGCATCTTCAAACGCGTCTGCGACTGGATGGAAAATCACGCCATCCTCTCCGTGGCTCTGCCGGCGATTCTGCCGCCTCCCATGCCGCTCAGCCCCTTCGTGCTCGCTGCCGGCGCGCTCAAGATGTCGCGCAGAAAATTTCTTACCACCTTCATCATCAGCCGATGCCTGCGCCACTCGGTCGCTGCGTGGCTCGGAATCTACTACGGACGGCACATCCTGCATCTTTGGAACAGCCTTTCGGCAAAGTACGCAACTCCTGTCCTCATTGTCATCTGGACGGGAATCATCGCAAGCTGCGCCTTTGCCTTCTGGAAGCTCTATAAGACCTCGCGCACCGTCCATCCAGGCTCGCGAGCAATCGCCAAGCACTCCAACACGGCTGCCTGA
- a CDS encoding menaquinone biosynthesis protein produces MLRVAAINFLNPAPLMWDFEHAPLAQELAQRYSLHYTQPSQCAAELLAGRADLGLIPIAALTPELAVVPGCTIASLNEVRSIQLIIKSPHTFSTVKTVSADTASRSSLAYAEILFRRFANNHPAFLPASADPVAMLQQADAAILIGDPALFALERREHIEAVVGPCQWFDLAHEWHIRTNVPWVAAVWAVRPESLGAPGITDIQLVEDLEASRNHGLLHIEDLVEEWAPRINLSPAVIRHYLSSNIHYVLNTDCMHAIKLFRQYAAEVDVLPALPDLRLL; encoded by the coding sequence ATGCTTCGTGTCGCTGCCATCAACTTTCTCAATCCCGCACCGCTGATGTGGGACTTCGAACACGCACCGCTTGCGCAGGAGCTGGCACAGCGCTATTCGCTGCACTACACCCAGCCCTCGCAGTGCGCCGCAGAGCTTCTCGCAGGCCGCGCCGACCTTGGCCTCATCCCTATCGCAGCGCTTACGCCGGAGCTCGCCGTCGTCCCGGGCTGCACCATCGCTTCGTTGAATGAAGTTCGTTCTATTCAGCTCATCATCAAATCGCCTCACACTTTCAGCACAGTGAAGACGGTCTCGGCCGACACCGCCTCTCGCAGCTCGCTCGCGTATGCGGAGATTCTCTTCCGCAGATTCGCCAACAATCATCCGGCCTTCCTGCCCGCTTCAGCCGATCCTGTGGCCATGCTGCAGCAGGCAGATGCTGCGATCCTGATCGGCGATCCGGCCCTGTTCGCCCTCGAACGCCGCGAACATATCGAGGCCGTGGTTGGTCCATGCCAGTGGTTCGATCTCGCTCATGAGTGGCACATCCGCACCAACGTACCCTGGGTCGCCGCGGTGTGGGCCGTGCGGCCAGAGTCTCTGGGGGCTCCTGGAATCACCGATATTCAACTCGTCGAAGACCTCGAAGCCTCGCGCAATCACGGCCTGTTGCACATCGAAGATCTGGTCGAAGAGTGGGCTCCGCGAATCAACCTGAGCCCCGCTGTCATTCGTCACTATCTCTCTAGCAATATCCACTACGTTCTAAATACGGATTGCATGCATGCCATTAAACTCTTCCGGCAGTACGCCGCGGAGGTCGATGTTCTTCCCGCTCTGCCCGATCTTCGCCTCCTGTAA
- the dprA gene encoding DNA-processing protein DprA — MALAQQDATVVKEQARLAWVALTLTPGMGPTRIWKAMNRLGAAERVLEASLTELEGAGMPAQSAQFVFDGKAKAAAEEELKRVAEAGGSLLTPEDEAYPERLREIYDPPSALWIRGEASLLARPGIAVVGTRQPSPYGAGMAELLSRDLANRRMVILSGMARGVDTAAHKGAIEAGGKTVAVWGTGIDVIYPRENKKLAEQIVATGGTIVSEYPLGTFPAPQNFPIRNRILSGMSVGVLVIEAAEYSGTRITARCAMEQNRDVYAVPGNVTNKNAWGPNTLIKQGAKLTATWEDIWEDLPSEIRLALEDEQAATGGGSESKPGGAASLFNDTPLPEHERIVFERLRHDESTQLDELIEQLEAELGSAEIFTALFELELAGRVRQLPGKNYVRAF; from the coding sequence ATGGCTTTGGCGCAGCAGGATGCAACAGTGGTAAAGGAACAGGCGCGTTTGGCCTGGGTGGCGTTGACGCTGACGCCGGGAATGGGCCCCACAAGAATCTGGAAGGCGATGAATCGGCTGGGTGCTGCGGAGCGTGTGCTGGAGGCGTCGCTGACCGAGTTGGAGGGCGCAGGGATGCCGGCGCAGTCGGCGCAGTTCGTCTTTGATGGCAAAGCCAAAGCTGCGGCGGAAGAAGAGCTGAAGCGTGTCGCCGAAGCCGGCGGTAGTTTATTGACACCCGAAGATGAGGCCTACCCCGAGCGGCTGCGCGAGATCTACGATCCACCGTCGGCGCTCTGGATTCGCGGGGAGGCGTCGTTGCTGGCGCGGCCGGGAATTGCAGTTGTCGGAACGCGTCAGCCTTCGCCCTACGGTGCAGGCATGGCCGAGCTGCTCTCGCGCGATCTTGCGAATAGGCGGATGGTGATTCTGAGCGGCATGGCTCGCGGGGTCGACACCGCAGCGCACAAGGGCGCGATCGAGGCAGGCGGCAAAACCGTTGCTGTCTGGGGCACGGGCATCGACGTCATCTATCCCAGGGAGAACAAGAAGCTGGCCGAGCAGATCGTCGCAACCGGCGGAACCATCGTAAGCGAGTACCCCCTCGGAACATTTCCCGCGCCGCAGAACTTTCCTATCCGCAACCGGATTCTGAGCGGAATGAGTGTTGGGGTGCTGGTCATCGAAGCGGCTGAGTACAGCGGAACCAGAATTACGGCGCGGTGTGCGATGGAGCAGAATCGCGATGTCTACGCCGTCCCCGGCAATGTAACGAACAAGAATGCGTGGGGGCCTAACACGCTGATAAAACAGGGCGCTAAGCTCACAGCGACGTGGGAGGATATCTGGGAGGATCTGCCCTCCGAGATCAGGCTGGCCTTGGAGGATGAGCAGGCGGCGACTGGGGGAGGCTCTGAATCGAAACCGGGAGGGGCTGCATCTCTATTTAACGATACGCCGCTTCCTGAGCACGAAAGGATCGTCTTCGAGCGTTTGCGGCACGACGAGTCAACGCAACTGGACGAGCTGATCGAACAGTTGGAGGCAGAGTTAGGCTCTGCCGAGATCTTCACTGCGCTGTTCGAACTGGAGCTTGCAGGCCGCGTTCGGCAACTTCCGGGAAAAAATTATGTGCGGGCGTTCTGA
- the topA gene encoding type I DNA topoisomerase, producing MGKSLVIVESPAKAKTIGKYLGSDYVVEASIGHIMDLPKNDIGVELKKRTFEPTLIVSPGKEKVVDRLKKLASKADMVYLAPDPDREGEAIAAHLSIQLLPMMKDKSKVRRVTFNEITKKAVQAAFLHARDIDEDLVDAQQTRRVLDRLVGYKVSPLLWDKVRRGLSAGRVQTVALRLIVEREQEINDFNPVEYWTIDAQLEPTANKQSFTARFVGVNGVPARVANGKDEEGKELFLSNALPDQEAVDEVVSELKVAKWSVRSVEKKERRSNPKAPFTTSKLQQDAAGRLGFNVRRTMGVAQRLYEGVEIGAEGTVGLITYMRTDSTRVSADAIAEAREFIGKLGAKYLPATPNEYVGKKQQVEAQGAHEAIRPTSVKYTPDSIRKYLSDEQYRLYKLIWQRFVSSQMTPAVFDQTTVDIVAQAKLAYDFRVTGSVLKFEGHLKFEEEDKRARQAAKDRAAKEEASAKPPVDADAAAQAGSEEEDETEARLPELSNGEALRLQKLDPLQKFTQPPPRFNEASLVKTLEEKGIGRPSTYASIINTIQDRDYVKKIQSKFVPTEIGTVVTKLLVKNFPYIFDTAYTATLEGELDAVEDGTERWTDLLSGFYDHFEKELNVASDNMEDVKRMEQKTNEVCDNCGSPLILKWGKFGSFYSCSNFTKVKPMTIAAGPWKKDPKAVTKKVTSAFAFPLIVKSTTEDVVEYSKEVGDAKEMASAIAEAAEQGKKVTVEPISCDFTKENFAAKPDLSAPGADEAPEEEACDNCGRTMVLRNGPWGPFMACPGYNEDPPCKTIRKLNQKVQQKPPVQLAESCPKCGKPLLLRNGQYGEFVSCSGYPKCKYIKQELLDVKCPKDGGDIAVRKTKRGDLFYGCVNYPKCDFASNLKLVDQTCPKCDSAYVLEVVNDKGSYLICPNNREALPKRRKKKGAPEEEPTTPLCTYQKKIAGPAPAPVLERPDPEKTRAIVESVA from the coding sequence ATGGGTAAATCATTAGTTATCGTCGAATCGCCGGCGAAGGCGAAGACGATTGGGAAGTATCTCGGCAGTGACTACGTGGTGGAGGCCTCGATCGGCCACATCATGGACCTGCCGAAGAACGACATCGGCGTAGAGCTGAAAAAGCGGACGTTTGAGCCGACGCTGATTGTATCTCCAGGCAAAGAGAAGGTGGTGGATCGGCTGAAGAAACTGGCGTCGAAGGCCGACATGGTCTACCTGGCGCCTGACCCTGATCGCGAAGGCGAGGCCATTGCCGCGCACCTCTCCATCCAGTTGCTGCCGATGATGAAGGACAAGTCGAAGGTTCGGCGTGTCACCTTTAATGAGATCACTAAAAAAGCGGTGCAGGCTGCGTTCTTGCACGCCCGTGATATTGACGAGGATTTGGTGGATGCGCAGCAGACGCGGCGCGTGCTGGATCGGCTGGTGGGCTATAAGGTCTCTCCGCTGCTCTGGGACAAGGTTCGACGTGGACTCTCAGCAGGACGTGTGCAGACCGTCGCGCTGCGGCTGATCGTCGAGCGCGAGCAGGAGATTAATGACTTCAATCCAGTCGAGTACTGGACCATCGATGCACAGCTTGAACCGACTGCCAACAAGCAGAGCTTCACCGCACGCTTCGTCGGTGTCAACGGCGTGCCTGCACGCGTCGCCAACGGCAAAGATGAAGAGGGTAAAGAGCTCTTTCTGTCGAACGCGCTGCCCGATCAAGAGGCCGTCGACGAGGTGGTCAGCGAACTGAAGGTTGCGAAGTGGAGCGTCCGCTCGGTCGAGAAGAAGGAACGCAGAAGCAATCCGAAGGCTCCCTTTACGACGAGCAAACTGCAGCAGGATGCAGCAGGGCGTCTCGGCTTCAACGTGCGGCGCACGATGGGCGTGGCGCAGCGTTTATATGAGGGCGTGGAGATTGGCGCAGAGGGCACTGTCGGTCTTATCACCTACATGCGTACCGACTCGACCCGCGTCAGCGCAGATGCGATTGCCGAAGCTCGCGAGTTCATCGGCAAGCTGGGCGCGAAGTATCTGCCGGCAACTCCAAACGAGTATGTCGGCAAAAAGCAGCAGGTGGAGGCGCAGGGTGCGCACGAGGCGATCCGGCCGACCAGCGTAAAGTACACACCGGACTCGATCCGGAAGTATCTGAGCGACGAGCAGTACAGACTCTACAAGCTGATCTGGCAGCGTTTTGTGTCGAGCCAGATGACGCCAGCGGTCTTCGATCAGACGACCGTAGATATTGTTGCGCAGGCAAAGCTCGCCTATGACTTTCGCGTGACCGGCAGTGTGCTCAAGTTCGAAGGTCACCTGAAGTTCGAAGAAGAAGACAAGCGCGCACGCCAGGCAGCCAAAGACAGAGCAGCGAAGGAAGAGGCAAGCGCGAAACCGCCTGTGGACGCTGATGCCGCCGCGCAGGCTGGAAGTGAAGAAGAGGATGAGACAGAAGCAAGGTTGCCAGAGTTGAGCAACGGCGAGGCGCTGCGTCTGCAAAAGCTGGACCCTCTGCAGAAGTTTACCCAGCCACCGCCGCGCTTCAACGAAGCGAGCCTGGTCAAGACACTCGAAGAGAAGGGAATCGGCCGGCCTTCCACCTACGCGTCCATCATTAATACGATTCAGGATCGCGACTACGTGAAGAAGATCCAGTCGAAGTTCGTGCCAACCGAGATTGGCACCGTCGTGACGAAGCTGTTGGTGAAGAACTTCCCCTACATCTTCGACACGGCCTATACCGCGACGCTTGAGGGCGAACTCGACGCGGTGGAAGACGGCACGGAGCGCTGGACCGATCTGCTGAGCGGCTTCTACGACCACTTTGAGAAGGAGCTGAACGTCGCCAGCGACAACATGGAAGACGTCAAGCGCATGGAGCAGAAGACTAATGAAGTCTGCGACAACTGCGGCAGCCCTCTCATCTTGAAGTGGGGCAAGTTTGGCAGCTTTTACTCCTGCAGCAACTTCACCAAGGTAAAGCCGATGACGATTGCGGCTGGCCCCTGGAAGAAGGATCCTAAAGCTGTAACGAAGAAGGTTACAAGTGCGTTTGCCTTCCCGCTGATCGTGAAGTCGACTACCGAAGATGTCGTCGAATATTCGAAGGAGGTCGGCGATGCCAAGGAGATGGCGTCGGCCATCGCCGAAGCTGCGGAACAGGGCAAGAAGGTCACGGTCGAGCCGATAAGCTGCGACTTCACCAAGGAGAACTTCGCCGCAAAGCCTGATCTGAGCGCACCCGGAGCCGACGAGGCGCCCGAGGAGGAGGCCTGCGACAACTGCGGACGCACGATGGTGCTGCGCAATGGTCCCTGGGGGCCGTTCATGGCCTGCCCCGGCTACAACGAAGATCCGCCCTGCAAGACGATTCGCAAACTGAATCAGAAGGTGCAGCAGAAGCCGCCGGTCCAGCTCGCAGAGTCCTGCCCGAAGTGCGGCAAACCGCTGCTGCTTCGCAACGGCCAGTACGGCGAGTTCGTCAGCTGCAGCGGCTATCCCAAGTGCAAATACATCAAGCAGGAGCTGCTCGACGTAAAGTGCCCAAAGGATGGCGGCGATATTGCCGTCCGCAAGACCAAGCGCGGCGACCTCTTCTACGGCTGCGTGAACTATCCTAAGTGCGACTTTGCCTCAAACCTGAAGTTGGTCGACCAGACCTGCCCGAAGTGTGACAGCGCGTATGTGCTTGAGGTCGTCAACGACAAGGGAAGTTACCTCATCTGCCCGAACAATCGCGAAGCTCTACCCAAGCGCCGCAAGAAGAAGGGTGCGCCCGAGGAAGAGCCGACGACTCCCCTTTGCACCTACCAGAAGAAGATCGCAGGACCGGCTCCCGCGCCCGTCCTCGAACGGCCCGATCCCGAGAAGACCCGGGCGATTGTCGAGAGCGTAGCTTAA
- a CDS encoding ATP-binding protein, whose amino-acid sequence MATVDSYESLLPTLPVPPADQLAGPPAQPSSISDIVAGLRTITPLDGLTEEEYTWIATKGSERVGQDRSIVFREGEPACNMNFILQGEVQVRRRRSNAALFIGRAGSMTGKLPFSRMKTYGGEGYSVGSVWAIDVPESLFPEMLTAIPSMAQRCVSQLLDRVREVTRMEQQSEKLNALGKLAANLSHELNNPASAAQRSAASLFGELKEYGEQKYKLGNMCLPDETTEKYKAWIKNARARMSAYSNLPKGSQNPLANTDREEMLVEWLNAHNVPNPWTIAPALSETTLAFDLLDELAEVVGPEVLPIAVATVASSLRVERMAETVVDSTVRIFDLISAIKDYSYMDQAPIQDVDLAQSLENTLVMFNSRLRNVQVELEFDPNLETVSAYGSELNQVWTALIENALDAMNDRGTLRLLTKGGGQMALVEVWDSGPGIDPEIRSRIFEPFFTTKAPGRGLGLGLDTVQRIVNKHSGFVTVESKPGATCFQIRLPLDRLQAY is encoded by the coding sequence ATGGCCACTGTTGACAGCTACGAAAGCCTTCTCCCGACACTTCCCGTCCCTCCGGCGGATCAATTGGCAGGTCCCCCCGCCCAGCCATCTTCTATCTCGGATATTGTCGCCGGGCTCCGTACGATTACGCCGCTGGATGGCCTGACGGAGGAGGAGTACACCTGGATTGCGACCAAGGGGAGCGAGCGCGTCGGCCAGGATCGATCGATCGTGTTCCGCGAGGGTGAACCCGCCTGCAATATGAACTTCATCCTCCAGGGAGAGGTGCAGGTACGCCGTCGCCGCTCGAATGCTGCGTTATTTATCGGCCGGGCGGGCTCGATGACGGGCAAGCTTCCCTTCTCCCGCATGAAGACCTATGGCGGTGAAGGCTACTCGGTCGGCTCGGTGTGGGCGATCGATGTTCCCGAGTCGCTATTCCCCGAGATGCTGACGGCGATCCCGTCGATGGCGCAGCGCTGCGTCTCGCAGTTGCTGGACCGGGTGCGCGAGGTGACCCGCATGGAGCAACAGTCCGAGAAGCTGAATGCGCTGGGCAAGCTGGCTGCGAACCTGTCGCACGAGTTGAACAACCCCGCTTCGGCTGCTCAACGCTCGGCCGCGAGCCTATTCGGAGAGCTCAAGGAGTATGGCGAGCAGAAGTACAAGCTTGGCAACATGTGTCTGCCGGATGAGACGACGGAGAAGTATAAGGCCTGGATCAAGAATGCACGGGCGCGGATGTCCGCCTACTCAAACCTGCCGAAGGGCTCGCAGAATCCGTTGGCGAATACGGATCGCGAGGAGATGCTGGTGGAGTGGCTGAACGCCCACAACGTGCCGAATCCGTGGACGATTGCACCGGCGCTCTCGGAGACGACGCTGGCGTTCGACCTGCTCGACGAGTTGGCGGAGGTGGTTGGCCCGGAGGTGCTGCCGATCGCGGTGGCGACGGTGGCCAGCTCGCTGCGGGTGGAGCGGATGGCGGAGACGGTGGTTGACTCGACGGTGCGGATCTTTGACCTGATCAGCGCGATCAAGGACTACTCGTATATGGACCAGGCGCCGATTCAGGATGTCGACCTGGCGCAGTCGCTGGAAAATACGCTGGTGATGTTCAACTCGAGACTGCGGAACGTCCAGGTGGAGCTGGAGTTCGATCCGAATCTGGAGACGGTGAGCGCTTATGGCAGCGAGCTGAACCAGGTTTGGACGGCGCTGATCGAGAATGCGCTGGACGCGATGAACGATAGGGGGACGCTGCGGCTGCTGACCAAGGGCGGCGGCCAGATGGCGCTGGTGGAGGTCTGGGACTCGGGGCCGGGGATCGATCCGGAGATTCGGTCGCGGATCTTTGAGCCTTTCTTCACCACCAAGGCGCCGGGCCGTGGGCTGGGGCTGGGACTCGACACGGTTCAGCGCATCGTCAATAAGCACTCTGGGTTTGTCACGGTGGAGTCGAAGCCGGGTGCTACCTGTTTCCAGATCCGGTTGCCGCTGGATCGTCTGCAGGCTTACTAA